ACCGTTATATGTGTAAAAAGCGTTCCATTTTCTATAAGTTCGCCCATCCCGTGAAGAACCTTTTGGGGAGGAGGAAGCAGGGAAGTGTCATACTTTCCTGTAAGGACAATTCCCTGCCATACAGCAAGCAAAATTACTAATCCAATTAATGTATTGATTAATTTTCTTAATCTGCTCATTTGATCACGACCTTATCAATAAATGAGTTGTCTACGAAATCTTCGTAGGAGGGAGGATTCTCTGATAAGCCCATTTCTACGAGATATTTAATTAAATCATTATAATCCTTTTCATAGATTTTAAGATCATTGTAGGATATCCATTCCATGGACAGGTCAAGAACATTTTGCTCTACATTCATATAGTTTTTGGAGATTTCCTGGACCTTTTCACCTTTTGAATCAATATATTCACCAGCAGCAACGTATTCTTTTAAAAGTTCTTCTGCGGCAGCAGGATTATTTTTTATAAAATCGCCTCTTAATACTAAGCCGCAGCACACAGAATCTTTCCATAAATCTTTGGAGTAATAAAGTACTTTTCCCTTGTTGCCAGCTACTGCTTTTGCACCAAAAGGTTCGGCAACAAGATATCCGGATATTCTGCCCTCTGAAAGAGCAGCAGGCATTTCCGGCGGAGGAAGCTCAACGATGTCTAAATCAGAAAAACTTAGTCCTGCATCTTTTAACATCTGATACAGGAGAATATTATGGGTGGACATTCTGTGAGGAATGGCGAAGGTTTTACCTTTTAAATCACTGGTAGTGCTGATATCTGGAGAAACAACTACTACGTTCCCGTCACGATGGCCAAGAGCTACTGCTTTTAAATCGATTCCTTGTTCCTTTGCTTTTATGGCAAGTTCGATCAATACTGATGCGCCATCAACGCTTCCCGTATTGAGAGCATCCATTAATTCAGGCCATGAACCGAATTTGACAAGCTCAATATGGATATTCTTAAAGTTTTCTTGTCCCAGTTCATTTTCTACGTACAAGGGCAGGGCATGAGTGATAGGAAGATAGGCTATCTTTACAGTTTGCTTGCCACCCTCGTTCTTGGTATCGTTGGTGACGTTTTCAGTATTGCTGACATTCTGACTTCCACCGCATGCAGACAAGCCGGTGATCAGTAAAGTAAAAATTGCTGTAACAAAAATCCTTTTTAAAATCTTCATGTATCATCCTCCTATTTCCAACCAAGATGATTTCTTTTTCGTTTAATATGCATTTTGATGGTTTGAGCCGCTAACTCAGGATAGGGTTCGGTGTATATTTTTGCTCCCAGTTCTTCAAGAGCGCCGTTTCCTCCAAAATAATCTGCAATGTTGTTACTTCCGCGATCCATTTCACCATCAGCAGAACCTGCTATTGGTTTGGGCATGGGAACAGGTATTGGAGCAGGGAAGCCTACGAGATTGGATACACCATGCATTAAGAAGCTCATACCTTGTCCTACAGTTTTTTCATTTCCAGGCTCAGGACCCACAAACATAAACGGCATATCTTTGATTGCTATCCCCAGTTCTTCTGATAAAGCTATAAATAGCCGTAAGGTTCTGGTATTATCTACACATCCTCCTACAGCCATTACCGGAGGAACATTATATTCTTCTATAACTTTTTTCAAACCATTGCCACAGAGCTCTGATGCTTCCTTGCTACACAGTCCTGCGTTCAACAGAGCATGGGAACAGCAGCCAGTCGTTAAAACAAGGATATCCCATTCGATGAGTTTCTTCACAATGGTGACATGGTTGCTTTCATAAGCGACCTTGGGAGTATTACAGCCCACCACAGTGGCGATTCCTTTCAATGTACCGTTTTTTAACAGTTTTCCGATATTTGAGATGCCTCCCAGGGTTTTAACAATGCTTTCATAGCCCCATCCTCCGTAAGCTTTTGTAGTTTCTTTAGGTATTTTGATCTTGCTTCTATCTCTGTTTTTATAAGCTTCAACAGCTGTTCTGGCAATCGTATAAGCATCTTCATCGAGAGTCTCAGGTTTTTCAGGATCAAAGGGAAGATGGACAGCACCCGGAATTCTGTTGGAATTACAGGTGGTAATGATTTTTGTACCATAGCAGTCGGCGAGTATTTTCATACCTGGTATAACGCACTGCATATCCACAACTACACAGTCTACTGCGCCTGTACCGATGACGAATTCTTGCCCAAGGATATTTGTAACAGTTGGTATGCCATACCTTGCTAACAATTCAGTACCTGTGCAGCAAAGCCCTCCGATGACAATGCCTTTTGCACCATAATCTTTTGCCAGCTGTTGGATTTCAGGAAGCTTGATTTTTTCAAGAACCTTCTCAATCATTACAGGAGAATGTCCATGAACCAGTATATTGACATGATCTTCTTTCATGATGCCGTAATTAACTTCTGTTTCCTTCGGTTCAGGGAGCCCAAACAGTATTTCTGTGGCAAGGGAGGAGCCAAACAGTGTACTATAGCAGTAAGCAAGGGCCGAGCGTTTTTCCTGTCCTGCAATCGCTCTCCAGTCTGTACAGCTTCCCAGGGTTGTCATATGGAGGGCTTCCATGATTTCATAGGATGCTGAACGGGGAAGAACATCAAGATTACCCCACACATCTTTTCTCTCCTGAGGAGCGAATACTTCAAGGAGGCGAATGTTCTTATTGTCCATTCTTGACAGGTCTTCAATGAGGATATCTGCAATTTCGCCTGCCAATTGCTCGGGAGTTTTGTTACTTATTTTCAGCTCAAGTTTTTTTGCCATTTCGATGATTCTTTCGGTCCCCTTAAGTTTTAAGTTGATTTTACCTTCTGCGACCCCTTTTATGGTGTATATGATTTCGTGAGCATGCCTTCCGTGGGCGGCAAGGCCAGATACAAGAGCCCTTATAATGTTGCTGATTACAATTTCATCCTGGCTTCTTCCGCAAATGCCTCTGGGGCTTTTTTCCGTGATGCGGCATGGACCCCATTGGCACATCCTGCAGCAGGTGCCTTTAAGTCCAAAACTGCACTGAGGCTGTTGGCTGGCAAATCTGTCAAGATAAGTTTCATTGCCGTCTGCCTCAATTTTTTCGATTAACATTTTGGTTGCTGTATTTGGTGTTTTCTGTAATACTTCAGTTTTATCCGGCATATCCGTATTTAAATATGGATATTTATAACTCATATCAGTTTCCCCCTCTTTAATTGACTAATTGAATTACTCTTGCGAATAAAGTCCGGCAGATAAATATCTTTCACCTGTATCGGGCAGAACAACAACAATTCGCTTACCCTTATTTTCAATTTGCTTTGCCAGAGTAAGGGCAGCCCAGGCAGCAGCCCCCGAAGATATTCCAACTAGGAGTCCTTCCAGTTTTGCAAGCTTTCTTGCAGTGTTTATGGCATCATCATTTGAGACTTTAATAATCTCATCAACTACATCTACATTTAATATCTCAGGAATGAAGCCAGCCCCAATTCCCTGTATTTTATGAGGTCCAGGCATTTCTCCTGAAAGTACGGCAGAAGCAGAAGGTTCCACAGCTACGACTTTGATATCAGGATTATGTGCTTTGAGGATTTCACCAACTCCTGTTAATGTTCCCCCGGTACCGACGCCGGCTACGAAAATGTCTATATTGCCGTTCGTATCGTTTAGTATTTCCTGGGCAGTGGTAAGCCGATGAATTTTTGGGTTGGAAAGGTTTTTAAACTGTTGTGGTATAAAGGCATTTCCATATTGTCTGGCAAGTTCCTCGGCTTTTCTTACAGCACCTTTCATACCTTCTGAACCTGGAGTGAGTACAAGCTCTGCCCCATAAGCTTTAAGAAGCATTCTTCTTTCAATACTCATCGTTTCTGGCATTGTCAGAATAAGTCTGTAGCCTTTTATGGCAGCTACCAGTGCAAGGCCTATACCGGTATTTCCGCTGGTTGGTTCAATGATTACTGTATCTTGGTTGATTAGTCCTTTTTTTTCAGCCTCGGCAATCATCGAATAGGCAATTCTGTCTTTTACGCTTCCTCCCGGATTAAAATATTCGACTTTTGCATAAATTTCCGCCGTGCCATCGTTAATACGGTTAAATTTTACAAGAGGGGTTTTTCCTATAAGACTTAATAAATTCTCATGCAAATTTTCCATAGTACACCTCACTATATACAAGTATTCATATATTTTTAATAAGAAAAGGAAAAGGCACAAAAATATTGGGTTATAAAATTATAACTTAAAAGATAATTTTATACCCAAGTATTCATATATATATTAACGATTATTATAACAATTTAGCAAGTTTTGTCAATATCCATTAAAAATGTATATTGTTAAAATTTATATGATTTTTTGATGTTGAAATTTATCATATTTATGATTAAAATAGACTACAAGTAAAAAACGGTAGATTTTGGGTATAATTTAAATGAAACAGGTGAAGCGATGATCCAGCTCATATTGTTCAAATTTGAAAAAAGTAATTTTTTATTACAGGAGGTTTGAAGATGCAGCAATTAACAAGAGATGAAGCACTTGCAATTTTAAAGAAGTATAACAAAGAGCCTTTTCATATCCAGCATGCCTTGACAGTTGAAGCTGTTATGAAATGGTTTGCAAAAGAATTAGGTTATGGTGATGAGGAAGAATATTGGGGAAATATTGGATTATTGCATGATATTGATTTTGAACTGTATCCTGATGAACACTGCCTTAAGGCACCGGAGCTGTTGCGTCAAGAAGGCGTAGGAGAAGAGATCATCCATAGTGTTGTTTCTCATGGCTATGCAATCACTGTAGGATGTGGTGCTACAATTGATGTGGTTCCAGAGCATGAGATGGAAAAAGTGCTCTATGCTGTAGATGAGTTAACAGGACTGATCTGGGCGGCAGCACTTATGCGTCCTTCAAAAAGTACAAAGGACATGGAACTGAAATCTCTTAAGAAGAAATACAAGAGCAAAGGCTTTGCTGCTGGCTGCTCAAGAGAAGTGATTGAGCGTGGTGCAAATATGCTTGGATGGGATCTTGACAAACTTCTTTCTATGACCCTTCAGGCAATGGCAGACAGCGAAAATATTATCAATCAGCAAATTTCATAAAAAATAGTTCAGCGTGAAATCTATCAGATTTTACGCTTATTTTTTATTACATAGGAAATTCCTCAAGATTTCCTATGTAATAAAAAAACTTTTTGAGCAGGGATGCACACACTTGCGTGTATTGTATTTTATTATATAAGAATATATGTTTATATGGGTAGAACTTGAAAAAATGTAAATTCAGTATTATACTTAAATGCGACTAAGAATTTTGAGAATAAAAGTCAATTGCATGAAAGGAGGTATTACGATGTATGATATTTATTCTTTTAAGCAAAGTCTTAAACGTTTAATGACAAAGTATATTGCTGTGATGCTTTGCGTTTGCATCATCGTGACCTCCATTCTTTCAGCAGTATTTATATTAATCCATGCCAATCATCAGCATGATCATGATGGACTTAATGGAACCTGTGCCACATGTATGCATTTAGCAACTGCTGAAAATTTACTTAAGCAGTTTTCTACAACAATAGTAGCCACTACTTTTTCATTTGTGTTTCACTT
The nucleotide sequence above comes from Defluviitalea raffinosedens. Encoded proteins:
- a CDS encoding ABC transporter substrate-binding protein; this encodes MKILKRIFVTAIFTLLITGLSACGGSQNVSNTENVTNDTKNEGGKQTVKIAYLPITHALPLYVENELGQENFKNIHIELVKFGSWPELMDALNTGSVDGASVLIELAIKAKEQGIDLKAVALGHRDGNVVVVSPDISTTSDLKGKTFAIPHRMSTHNILLYQMLKDAGLSFSDLDIVELPPPEMPAALSEGRISGYLVAEPFGAKAVAGNKGKVLYYSKDLWKDSVCCGLVLRGDFIKNNPAAAEELLKEYVAAGEYIDSKGEKVQEISKNYMNVEQNVLDLSMEWISYNDLKIYEKDYNDLIKYLVEMGLSENPPSYEDFVDNSFIDKVVIK
- the cooS gene encoding anaerobic carbon-monoxide dehydrogenase catalytic subunit, yielding MSYKYPYLNTDMPDKTEVLQKTPNTATKMLIEKIEADGNETYLDRFASQQPQCSFGLKGTCCRMCQWGPCRITEKSPRGICGRSQDEIVISNIIRALVSGLAAHGRHAHEIIYTIKGVAEGKINLKLKGTERIIEMAKKLELKISNKTPEQLAGEIADILIEDLSRMDNKNIRLLEVFAPQERKDVWGNLDVLPRSASYEIMEALHMTTLGSCTDWRAIAGQEKRSALAYCYSTLFGSSLATEILFGLPEPKETEVNYGIMKEDHVNILVHGHSPVMIEKVLEKIKLPEIQQLAKDYGAKGIVIGGLCCTGTELLARYGIPTVTNILGQEFVIGTGAVDCVVVDMQCVIPGMKILADCYGTKIITTCNSNRIPGAVHLPFDPEKPETLDEDAYTIARTAVEAYKNRDRSKIKIPKETTKAYGGWGYESIVKTLGGISNIGKLLKNGTLKGIATVVGCNTPKVAYESNHVTIVKKLIEWDILVLTTGCCSHALLNAGLCSKEASELCGNGLKKVIEEYNVPPVMAVGGCVDNTRTLRLFIALSEELGIAIKDMPFMFVGPEPGNEKTVGQGMSFLMHGVSNLVGFPAPIPVPMPKPIAGSADGEMDRGSNNIADYFGGNGALEELGAKIYTEPYPELAAQTIKMHIKRKRNHLGWK
- the cysK gene encoding cysteine synthase A; translated protein: MENLHENLLSLIGKTPLVKFNRINDGTAEIYAKVEYFNPGGSVKDRIAYSMIAEAEKKGLINQDTVIIEPTSGNTGIGLALVAAIKGYRLILTMPETMSIERRMLLKAYGAELVLTPGSEGMKGAVRKAEELARQYGNAFIPQQFKNLSNPKIHRLTTAQEILNDTNGNIDIFVAGVGTGGTLTGVGEILKAHNPDIKVVAVEPSASAVLSGEMPGPHKIQGIGAGFIPEILNVDVVDEIIKVSNDDAINTARKLAKLEGLLVGISSGAAAWAALTLAKQIENKGKRIVVVLPDTGERYLSAGLYSQE
- a CDS encoding hydrolase, with protein sequence MQQLTRDEALAILKKYNKEPFHIQHALTVEAVMKWFAKELGYGDEEEYWGNIGLLHDIDFELYPDEHCLKAPELLRQEGVGEEIIHSVVSHGYAITVGCGATIDVVPEHEMEKVLYAVDELTGLIWAAALMRPSKSTKDMELKSLKKKYKSKGFAAGCSREVIERGANMLGWDLDKLLSMTLQAMADSENIINQQIS